A region of the Theileria equi strain WA chromosome 4 map unlocalized gcontig_1105316255039, whole genome shotgun sequence genome:
ATAGTCTAGTTGTGACTAAGATATTGAACGATACAAAGACTATATGGTCAGGTAAACGTGGAGAAGTCTTGGAATATGCTAAAGTCTACTTAAATAAGGATAAGAAACCTGAACTAGTATTAGTCACTCTCATAACTCCATCTGGTGTATTACGAAAGGATTATATAAAGGGTACTTCAAATAATTGGAAGGAGTTCAAGGGTGATGTAAGTACAAAGATAAATCCGCTCAAGGTCACTACAGAACACAAGAGAGACTCCATAATAGACTTGAAGAACGAAAAGGATACTTATGAATGCAGAATCTTTAGTGTAATTTTCCTTGGAGTTCCTACTCGCTCATATTCCCCAAAACCAGGTTACATTGTCAAGGAAGTAATGGATGGTGAGATATCCCTGTGGAAGGCGGCCGAAGGTACAGATGAGAGGTGCTTATCATGTGAGCTTTACACGAAATATGAACACAACATCCTCTATTTAAGCAAGAGGAAACATGGTAAAAGGGATGATGCTTCATTTGAGTTTTCTGACGGAACATGGAAAAGCATAAGTGAGGAGGAGTTTCTTAAGAAATTTCAGGCCATGGCAAATGGATCATCTAAAAAACCTAAAGCTCCTGAAACATCTCCTGTACCAGAGATCGAAAGGTCGACATCTTCTACAGATCTAGGATCATCTAAGTCTGAACAAAATGTCCATAATGAACATACAAGTGAAACTAAAGTAGAACATTATATAGGAGACACTGATGAAGTAGATCCAGAACAACCAGGGCCAAATGAGGCAAAGGAGGAAGTCTCTACAGAAGCTCTTGATGAGGTTAAACATGAGATTTCTGAACATGCATCAACTCATACCGATGTTATATCTAAAGATACCAAAACTGAGGGAGATAATAATTATCCTACGGACCAAAATGATGATGCTGTGTTCTCCACTCTATCTACAGCTGCTTTGGGTTCAGTATCCTCAGATAATGGAAAAGACAGAGATAATGAAGCCTCTGAACCTCTTAAAGATCAAATTAAAGAAGGCTTAGGCCTTTCTGGTTGGGGTCCAGAGAACATTCTTGGAGCCTTTGTTGGCGTTTTTACAGCATCTACTATAACTACTTTTATATCATGAAAACTTTATAAGGCCTATACACAGCACTCTGACCCTTGGGTTCGGCAGATCTGATGAgtttatatggatggatacttTGGAAGGTGAAGGATAATGATCGTAGGCCAAAGAGTCTCCCGATCCTACTCTTAGCCTAGTTAATAATGGCGGAactattttacaatgtaaTGATAATTTAAATATCACTCGTTCATCCTATGGATGGAACCCCCTATGGACACTGAtgtttaatgcagtatgttctccctacccttggtaggtggtagagacactcccctctagactattctcttgttggtacactggaatgctagaaTCCACATGACCTTTTAGAGTCTCTCACcttaactcttggtatacaaCGTTACTCATTTTGTTATAATGGTACAtgtcttgagagtacttccatcaCTTGCTTGTTCTTTCTATTGCTAGTAGTCTCTTGATGAGTGTTTTTAGTAGGGAGTCTTATGGAGTGTATCTCTAGAAGGAAGCCTATGGAAGACTCCAGAGAATAAATGTTTTTACTTTCGTTACTCATTatttta
Encoded here:
- a CDS encoding hypothetical protein (encoded by transcript BEWA_053490A); this encodes MKILVILCVAYVLRLCGCESLDDIIARFDGEVAKTQKLLEDAQSTLKGAENALEEYTKACTEIQSSKGKEVEDARKAFETAQKTLGKVSGSDAVLQALKKALEDLDKGAKFEPPSVESQGKVVKEALEKVADIHDLLNTVKPLEKLDEGNHEQQSSGTTPVDAKPKVVEHTTVSTSDPVEKSPTEENVSEQDTPKDTEKTSNSAPEESRESVSNEPNETQSEEVTLQKPVEESKTHIEEDVTTTDEAKSEDLKPEKESQSLGSSELIVSTMSTVSKPKFPLNRTGASATLKLLKPDYSIYQFFEYHHDDNHIRLVIPRDSLVVTKILNDTKTIWSGKRGEVLEYAKVYLNKDKKPELVLVTLITPSGVLRKDYIKGTSNNWKEFKGDVSTKINPLKVTTEHKRDSIIDLKNEKDTYECRIFSVIFLGVPTRSYSPKPGYIVKEVMDGEISLWKAAEGTDERCLSCELYTKYEHNILYLSKRKHGKRDDASFEFSDGTWKSISEEEFLKKFQAMANGSSKKPKAPETSPVPEIERSTSSTDLGSSKSEQNVHNEHTSETKVEHYIGDTDEVDPEQPGPNEAKEEVSTEALDEVKHEISEHASTHTDVISKDTKTEGDNNYPTDQNDDAVFSTLSTAALGSVSSDNGKDRDNEASEPLKDQIKEGLGLSGWGPENILGAFVGVFTASTITTFIS